A single genomic interval of Carassius auratus strain Wakin chromosome 30, ASM336829v1, whole genome shotgun sequence harbors:
- the adamts8a gene encoding A disintegrin and metalloproteinase with thrombospondin motifs 8, producing MVSTVVCYMFFLVNLMSQLATSELNEEDETVPVSLTFRKGVFWSNEERQRFKINAFGQLFLLDLTQDSRFVSPSLHVQRINAKNLAAVLDASRSGGVFRDVTPSGDSGEDLRDCFYKGTVNSDEDSVVAVSLCHGIQGTFITQGDEYFIQPKASAKTTGKPFPQVHVVKRRAFSSSCHRASNMVFDQEKVDSFVKTSNLNSSEDGKVRRAKRFVSSARYIETLIVADASMTRFYGDEIKHYLLTVMSMAAQIYVHPSLKNAVSLVVVKMVVVEDEEVGPELSSNGGVALRNFCRWQQLFNPGSQRHPEHYDTAILFTREDICGYKDCDTLGVADIGTMCDPKRSCSVIEDNGLQAAFTVSHEVGHVLSMPHDDSKICEKLFGHLNGHHMMAPFFVHLNKTLPWSPCSAFYITEFFDNGHGDCLLDPPVKSIPLPTELPGRMFGLDRQCQQAFGDEYTHCPNAPEDQACAQLWCREEGKIQCTTRNGSLPWAEGTPCGEDRRCREGSCVSSALEEAGEEKVPVNGGWGEWGPWGPCSRTCGGGVEFSRRECTAPVPQNGGSYCVGQRVKYQSCNTQTCPEDHGQSFREEQCEKYNTERYLDIQGNIKQWIPKYSGVSPRDRCKLICRAKGSNEFKVFEAKVVDGTTCGPDTTSICVQGQCIKAGCDQVIGSNEKLDKCGICGGDGTNCRKISGSLNKATIGYTDIVTIPAGATNIDIKQRSHRGIAHDGNYLAVKMEHGTYILNGNFSVSMAEQDIPVPGAMLRYSGSSTTLERLLSFYSLREPITIQLLSTAGDNSPPRIKYTFFLPRDVPFSKPDTESRISPHVILPFGGADWVLGEWSECSKSCGAGWSRRSVECRDGDGSLSHLCDADLRPADIRPCGDLPCPMWQMGPWSACSRTCGVGQRHRTVVCMDYTGKVLEHEKCNPDKRPEVAIAECFYQDC from the exons ATGGTATCCACAGTGGTTTGTTATATGTTTTTCTTAGTAAATCTTATGTCTCAGTTAGCCACGAGCGAACTAAACGAGGAAGATGAGACAGTGCCAGTAAGCCTTACATTCAGAAAAGGTGTTTTTTGGAGCAATGAAGAGAGACAGCGTTTTAAGATCAATGCATTTGGTCAACTTTTTCTGCTTGACCTGACGCAGGACAGCAGGTTCGTGTCTCCATCATTACACGTCCAGCGCATTAATGCAAAAAACCTCGCAGCCGTTCTGGACGCCTCCAGGAGCGGAGGTGTCTTCAGGGACGTGACCCCGTCCGGAGACAGCGGCGAGGACCTCAGAGACTGTTTCTACAAAGGAACGGTCAACTCCGACGAGGACTCGGTAGTTGCTGTCAGTTTATGTCACGGCATCCAGGGTACTTTCATAACGCAAGGGGACGAGTACTTCATTCAGCCTAAAGCAAGTGCCAAGACCACCGGCAAACCTTTCCCGCAGGTGCACGTCGTTAAAAGGCGAGCGTTTTCCAGCAGCTGTCACAGAGCGTCAAATATGGTCTTTGATCAAGAGAAAGTTGACAGCTTTGTGAAAACGAGCAACCTGAACTCTAGTGAAGACGGAAAAGTGCGACGCGCGAAAAGATTCGTCTCATCTGCGAGATACATCGAGACCCTGATAGTCGCTGACGCTTCTATGACACGTTTCTATGGAGACGAGATAAAG CATTACCTCCTGACCGTGATGTCCATGGCAGCACAGATCTATGTTCATCCTAGCCTGAAAAATGCTGTTAGTCTGGTGGTAGTGAAGATGGTGGTTGTAGAGGATGAGGAGGTGGGACCTGAGCTTTCAAGCAACGGTGGCGTTGCCCTGCGCAACTTCTGCAGGTGGCAACAACTTTTCAACCCTGGCAGTCAGAGGCATCCTGAACACTATGACACTGCCATCCTGTTTACTAGAGAG GATATTTGCGGATATAAGGATTGTGACACTCTGGGTGTAGCTGACATTGGCACTATGTGTGACCCCAAAAGAAGCTGCTCAGTCATAGAGGACAACGGCCTTCAGGCAGCTTTCACCGTGTCCCACGAAGTCG GCCATGTACTCAGCATGCCACATGATGATTCCAAAATCTGTGAGAAGTTGTTTGGGCATCTCAACGGGCATCATATGATGGCTCCTTTCTTCGTTCACCTCAACAAAACTCTTCCCTGGTCCCCATGTAGTGCATTCTACATCACCGAGTTCTTTGACAATGGCCACG GTGACTGTTTGCTGGATCCACCTGTGAAGAGCATCCCTTTACCTACCGAGCTCCCCGGCCGTATGTTTGGTCTGGACCGCCAGTGCCAGCAAGCTTTCGGGGATGAATATACCCACTGTCCCAATGCTCCTGAAGATCAGGCATGTGCACAGCTGTGGTGTCGTGAGGAAGGCAAGATCCAGTGCACGACCAGGAATGGAAGCCTTCCCTGGGCTGAGGGTACTCCATGCGGGGAGGACAGGAGATGTCGTGAGGGTTCATGTGTGTCGAGTGCACTGGAGGAGGCGGGAGAAGAGAAG GTGCCAGTCAATGGTGGCTGGGGAGAGTGGGGCCCTTGGGGGCCGTGTTCACGTACATGTGGTGGGGGTGTGGAATTTTCTCGCCGTGAGTGCACTGCTCCAGTGCCACAGAATGGGGGCTCATACTGTGTGGGACAGAGGGTCAAATACCAGTCCTGCAATACTCAGACATGCCCAGAGGACCatg GACAAAGCTTCAGAGAGGAGCAGTGTGAGAAGTATAACACTGAACGTTACTTGGACATTCAAGGAAACATTAAGCAATGGATCCCTAAATATTCCGGTGTCTCTCCACGAGACCGCTGCAAACTCATCTGCCGAGCCAAAGGGAGCAATGAATTCAAAGTTTTTGAAGCTAAG GTCGTGGATGGCACCACCTGTGGGCCAGACACCACATCTATCTGTGTTCAGGGCCAGTGCATCAAAGCTGGTTGTGACCAGGTGATAGGCTCCAATGAAAAGCTGGATAAGTGCGGTATCTGCGGAGGTGACGGTACAAACTGTAGGAAAATAAGTGGCTCATTAAACAAAGCTAC TATTGGCTACACTGATATTGTTACCATCCCTGCTGGGGCAACTAATATAGACATAAAACAGCGCAGCCATCGAGGCATCGCACACGATGGTAACTACCTGGCGGTAAAGATGGAACACGGAACCTACATCCTGAATGGGAATTTCTCAGTGTCTATGGCAGAGCAGGACATCCCAGTGCCTGGCGCCATGCTTCGATACAGCGGCTCTTCCACCACCTTGGAGCGCCTCCTCAGCTTTTACAGTCTTCGGGAGCCCATCACAATCCAGCTGCTGTCCACCGCTGGGGACAACTCACCCCCTAGAATCAAGTATACTTTCTTTTTGCCGAGGGATGTGCCTTTTAGCAAGCCTGACACAGAGAGCAGGATTTCGCCACATGTCATCTTGCCCTTTGGGGGAGCTGACTGGGTCCTGGGTGAGTGGTCTGAGTGTTCCAAGAGCTGTGGTGCTGGATGGTCCAGGAGAAGCGTGGAGTGTAGAGATGGGGATGGATCCTTGTCTCACCTCTGTGATGCCGACCTGAGACCGGCAGACATCCGGCCCTGTGGGGATCTGCCCTGTCCCATGTGGCAAATGGGGCCATGGTCAGCCTGTTCACGGACTTGCGGAGTCGGACAGCGGCACCGCACTGTAGTCTGCATGGACTACACGGGCAAGGTTCTAGAGCATGAAAAGTGCAACCCAGACAAAAGGCCAGAGGTAGCTATAGCAGAATGTTTTTATCAGGACTGCTAA
- the zbtb44 gene encoding zinc finger and BTB domain-containing protein 44 isoform X2, with amino-acid sequence MGVKTFTHNSPNHSQELLDKLNTLRSEGHFCDVTIRVQGQMFSAHKVVLACCSDFLRTKLSGKPAEEDTVIVSEDNKHVLDLQHVTVAGFAPLLEYAYTSTLSISTENIIDVLAAASYMQMFAVANTCSEFMKSSILWNSASSGAGGPGSTQPPVLHRPQETPEAHASCTLAPVDALSPSPVSSECSVPERPIPVCRESRRKRKGFASPQPASSTSPQVPNPSPSSSSFPESSAQALEPSLAFSWTYPFGVDRRFAAEKSKLPEGLLEQSGAPGQDSSGRALVEYLTCEGPRGLGVGGAAGVEEEEEEDVQVKVERLSDEEVHEEVSQPVSAPHSSLSDQQTVPGNEHTQEDLLISPQSSSIGSLDEGVTEGLQSMQGTPNTTGHMEEDERLENVQYPYHLYISPSTRPGLNGPERPFQCPTCGVRFTRIQNLKQHMLIHSGIKPFQCDRCGKKFTRAYSLKMHRLKHEVSSSSQTT; translated from the exons ATGGGTGTGAAAACCTTTACTCACAACTCCCCCAACCACAGCCAAGAGCTTTTGGATAAGCTCAACACCCTACGCAGTGAGGGCCACTTTTGTGACGTCACCATTCGCGTACAAGGCCAGATGTTCTCTGCCCATAAGGTAGTGCTAGCCTGCTGTAGTGACTTCCTTCGAACAAAGCTTTCTGGGAAGCCAGCTGAAGAAGACACTGTAATAGTAAGTGAAGATAACAAACATGTGCTGGATCTCCAACATGTGACGGTCGCAGGTTTCGCTCCTCTTCTGGAATATGCGTACACGTCCACCCTATCCATTAGTACGGAGAATATCATAGACGTACTGGCAGCTGCTAGCTACATGCAGATGTTTGCGGTGGCCAACACTTGCTCTGAGTTCATGAAGTCCAGTATCCTGTGGAACTCTGCATCCTCAGGAGCAGGAGGTCCTGGTAGCACCCAACCTCCAGTTTTACACAGACCCCAAGAGACCCCTGAAGCCCATGCGAGCTGCACCCTCGCCCCTGTAGATGCCCTCTCGCCATCTCCGGTCTCATCCGAATGCAGCGTACCGGAGCGGCCCATTCCTGTGTGCCGCGAGTCTAGACGCAAGCGTAAAGGCTTTGCGAGCCCACAACCAGCATCCTCAACCTCTCCGCAAGTCCCCAACCCTtctccctcctcttcctccttcccAGAGAGTTCAGCGCAGGCTCTGGAACCATCTCTGGCCTTCTCCTGGACATACCCTTTTGGTGTGGACCGGCGGTTTGCGGCAGAAAAGTCAAAACTACCGGAAGGCCTCCTGGAACAATCTGGAGCACCGGGGCAGGACTCTAGTGGACGGGCATTGGTGGAGTATTTGACCTGCGAGGGCCCACGTGGCCTGGGCGTAGGGGGTGCTGCAggggtggaggaggaggaagaagaagatgtGCAGGTGAAGGTGGAAAGGCTGAGTGATGAAGAAGTGCATGAAGAAGTTTCTCAACCAGTCAGTGCTCCACACAGTTCTCTAAGTGACCAGCAGACAGTCCCTGGCAATGAACACACCCAAGAAGATCTTCTCATCAGCCCTCAGTCCTCATCCATTG GCTCCTTGGATGAGGGGGTGACGGAGGGTCTCCAGTCCATGCAGGGCACTCCAAACACTACTGGTCACATGGAGGAGGATGAGAG GCTGGAGAATGTCCAGTACCCATACCACCTGTACATTAGCCCTTCCACTCGCCCAGGACTCAACGGTCCTGAACGGCCCTTCCAGTGCCCTACATGTGGCGTCCGCTTCACTCGAATACAGAATCTCAAGCAGCACATGCTCATCCACTCTG GTATTAAGCCATTCCAATGTGACCGCTGTGGGAAAAAGTTTACGCGGGCTTACTCTCTGAAGATGCACCGGCTGAAGCACGAAG